The genomic region GACGTGGATTTCGAAATCCAACCCCTCGCCGAACGTGACCTCGCCGTTCAAGAGGCGCAGTTCGCATGTCAGCGCCGTTGCCGCCCCAAAGCCGAAATTGGCGAGCGCTTGCGCATGACCCTTCTTCAGGAGCGTGCGCGAAGCATGTTTCAGCAATCGGCGCCGCTCGGGCGACGCCCCCTCGATATTGCTGGCGATGAAGGCTGCGACCAGATCCGGGTGATCCTTGGCGATGTCGTTCAGACTGTTGGCAACGGAGCGGCGGACATAATCTTCCGGATCGTCGATCAGCGCGGTCAGGATTGGCAGGATCGGTGCGGGGTCTTTCACAAGTTGCGGCAGGCGCATGGCCCAGGGCAGGCGCGGCCGCGTTCCCTCGCTCGCCAGCCGGCGCACGTGCCGATCAGGGTCGCCGACCCAGCGGGAGATGATGGCGAGCGCGCGTTGCTGGTCGCGATGGATGAAGGGGCGGATGCCGTATTCGGCGGTGAAATGCGGCGTCAGCGCCTTCAGCAGATCGAGGCCGAGATCGAAATGATCGGGACCGCGGCCCGCGATGAACTGGTTGACCGGCAGCAGCATCCAGCCGGTCAGCCCCGGCCTGCCTGAGACAGGCAGGCTCGCCTTCAGGATGGCGGCGGCCTTGGTAAAATCATCGGGAAGCGTGGCAAACAGCGCGTCGCGGATCAGGGCCGAGCGTTCCATCAGCTCCAGCGCGTCAAGACCGCGCGTT from Rhizobium sp. BT03 harbors:
- a CDS encoding DNA alkylation repair protein, giving the protein MPEPLKNLLHQALVGDMADRIADHAPAFDRDRFMALATRGLDALELMERSALIRDALFATLPDDFTKAAAILKASLPVSGRPGLTGWMLLPVNQFIAGRGPDHFDLGLDLLKALTPHFTAEYGIRPFIHRDQQRALAIISRWVGDPDRHVRRLASEGTRPRLPWAMRLPQLVKDPAPILPILTALIDDPEDYVRRSVANSLNDIAKDHPDLVAAFIASNIEGASPERRRLLKHASRTLLKKGHAQALANFGFGAATALTCELRLLNGEVTFGEGLDFEIHVNNAGETAQSLMIDYAIHHVKADGSLSPKIFKCKTIMLAPGQSQAIERRHAMRPITTRRYYPGEHRIAILVNGWESASQSFLLVMPD